The following nucleotide sequence is from Acinonyx jubatus isolate Ajub_Pintada_27869175 chromosome E3, VMU_Ajub_asm_v1.0, whole genome shotgun sequence.
ATCCAATAACCCTTTTTCACaaaacaggcagtgggcaggATTTGGCCTACAGGCCAGAGGTTGCTGACCCACGGCCTAAGGAATACAGGGAAAGAAGGCCAATTTGAGGATGCAGTTCATGAGCTGAATTTCAGCCGGACTTTTAAATAGAGAAGTTCAAGACAAAGATCAATCTAGAGATGAAGAGATGCCAGGACTAGAGACATAAAATTAAGGAGCACCCAgaggggttcagtcggttaagcatctgactcttgatctcggctcaggtcacgatctcctggtttgtgagtttgagcctcgcgtcaggctccgccctcacagtgtggagcctgcttgggattctcttttcctctctctctgccctttccctgcttgtgtgcactccctctctctctcgctctctctctctctctcccaaaataaataaactcaaaaaaaaaagaaaagacatcaagTTGAAAGTCATCAGCCGTGTGGCAGTAGGTATGGGGATAGGACCAGGGATACGGTCTGAGAGGACAGAAGATGAGGCACACCTCCCAGTCCAAATACGGGGGCGGACATGCAATGGCACTTCAGATCACTGTGGCCCTGGAAAGGCAGGGACATTATAATCTAACCCCCCTTCactcaaactttttaaaaaagagggccCTATTTTAACTTGGGGTTCTCATTcccttttccaaaataaataacattaaactttcaaattcatagatgagaaagaaaacttcCCACTGGCTAGAAAATAAGGCAGTGctccagtgtttttcttttgaaatattttacgcTCCAAAATTATATAATAGGGGGTATAGCTTAGGGGTAGAGCATCTGACTGCAAAATTATGTGACATATATGTAAAGCACAACGAATAGTGATAAAGCAAATGTCCCATCCCCATCTCGAGAAAGCGTTCACTACCAAAACACCACGGTCCAACTTTTCATTCGGTAAGAATCAGTCTCGCAGCTAGAGGTCAGAGCAGGCAGCCCAAGGCCAGATAAAGCTTGCAGATAGATTTTCTCTGGCCTACGTCCAgcggtttcttttcttttcctttttcattgctgaTATTTAAGTATCAATAAActtcacaaaaaaaaatcaccgttCTGGAGTATCCTTAAAAATGAGAAGGTGGGTGTTCCTGCACCCACATTCACCATGTCAACAGGTAACTAGACTTGCCAAGAGCAAGCAAGCCCGTGCAATGAGCTAGTTTTGCTATTCCTCGCCTCTCTCTACTGCCCTACATCTACCTTCCCTTCGCTTATTAATTTTACCTGCCTAGCACTTGAGTCTGTGACCCCCTAGTTACAGAACATCATTGTGGTTTCTAACTTTTTGGAGTAAGGGGGCATTACGTAgagtaaaaggcaaaaaaacaaaacaaaacaaaaaaacaaaaaaccatctcAGACTCTCTCAATAGGAGCATTACTACTGAGTAAACCAGCTCCATAACCCCTTATCCATCattttgaaatctaaaaaacaaggtTTTTTGGTAACTTATTTGGTAATAAAACTTGACCTGAACTAATATGAAGCCATTTACAATCTTTAAGTGTTCCATTTAGCATGAAGTACCTTTATATTTTCACTCTagaaatattaacatattcaATGAAGGGATGCTGACCCACACCATGGATTATACAGTAACAGCATAtgtacatttttacttttctaaaatctgaaaaaggggcgcctgggtggctccgtcggttaagcgtccgacttcggctcgggtcatgatctcccggtccgtgagttcgagccccgcgtcgggccctgtgctgacagctcagagcctggagcctgtttcagattctgtgtctccctctctctgactctcccccgttcatgctcagtctctctgtcaaaaatcaataaacattaaaaaaatttttttttttaaataaaataaaatctgaaaacgTCTGAATTCCAAAACTCATCTGGCCCCTAGGGTTTTGGAAAAAGGACTGTGGGCCTGTTGTACTTTTAACACCCACGTTTAAGAAAATAGACACACACAGCAGATAGGAGTGTAATAATATTTGTACATGGATCTACACTTGATTGATAACGATGGCACCTGCCtacatttgagaaagagaaacagaatcataaaGGCCAAACATCTCCAGTCCGACAAGACTGCGTGGTGTGCATACTGACTCTGGGACCCTATACCATATACCCATGTCCAATCtcgggggcagggggctgctgTGGACCACGACCACAGACATCGTTTCCTCTTAGAATAACATGCTGCCTTCACGTGTAAAACCAACGCCATAAGGCCACACGTGAGCACATCTGTTTAGGGTTCATCTTGGTTCAGTGAACCACGGGCTTTCTTCACTCACCTATAAACAACCCTGTTTGATTTCACAGGAGGTAATACAGTGGATGAGCAGGCCATGGAAGCTCGGATTCAGAAGTCGTGGGGAGAACAcattcctctcctcctctgctctatGCAGAGGCTCGACGGGATCCACCCAGACTGAAGCGAACCAAGCACAGCCACCTCCCCTGGAAAAGGCGGAGGAAGTCGGGGTGTCGAATAGGTGAGGGGTGGAGAATGTTACCGCTGATCGAGCGAGGACACGGTTTGCGGTTTGCGATGCCGAATACAGAAAGGGCCATCTCGCGGAAGAGAGACACATGCGTGTGGCAGCAGAGGACTCCCCTGGGACTCACGGGCAGAGATGGCTTTGACTCACGTTGCCCCTAACGCAACGGGCTACCTCACGAGGCAGAGACTCTGCCGCTCCTGGAGAAGGTTGTTGAGAGAtctgtgagcagggaggggtccGCAAGGAATGTACCCCAGCAGGACAAGCCAGGTAGGGACCAGGGCACACTGGACGGTCGATGCCCCACCCAGACGGGACAGCACCTACGCAGCTGCAGCCACGACGACGTGTACTCTCGCGAGGCGCGATGCCAGGCTTCGCTAGGTCTTGCAAGATTTGAGAAGCTGGAAGTCCAGGTTTCCACGTGAAAACTCCCAAGTGTTAAATGTGGGCCAGTGATTGTCATTAATACTTCCACACATAAGAAATAGACCAAACAGAACACATCTTCACCCTGCAGGCAAACATCACGGATCTTTGGTTTTCATGATTCACGTATCCAGAATCTCAAAGGACTCGACCAGGCTTTCCCAACCTCACCACTCTTGACATTTGGGACCAGATAATTCTCTGCGGCGAGGCTGTCCTGGGCGGTGTAGGCTGGTCAGCAGCATCCCCGGCCTGTGTCGccagatgccaggagcaccccACGCCCGAGCCAAGTCacgacaaaaacaaaaacgtctCCGgccattgccaaatgtcccccagGGGGCCATCCCTGGCAGGAGCTCCTGGGCGAGAGCAACATCCAACTCTCAGCTTCTAGGATTCTGTGGAAGCGTCGTCACACAGAATTCTAACACGTGGTTTCTTAAAGAAAGAGTTGCCTGCGTGAAGTAAGGACTTCTATCTGCTTTGGAAGCAGAACCCTGGTTTCTGATGAACGGCAGCGCTCTTATTAACTAGCCCGATGACCTCTTTGAGTCCTCGCTTCCTCATCATTAAGCCAGGAATAAATAACATCACCTCTGGGAGTTGCTGTTGAGAAGGCAGCGAGAGACTTGACTCAAAAGCATCTAGCCCAGCAAGTCAGCAAGCACCAAAGACATTTCATCCACAGGAACCCTTCCCTGGCAGACAGCCGGCCCAGTGTCTACAGTCGGAAACACACGGGGTCCAGAGTCACACCCTGGCCCCAAGTCCTGCCTCGGCCACTCGCTGGCCGGGCAGACAACGGCaggtcatttttcttctctctaaaccAGATATGATAACAAGCACCAGTAGGTGAGACCAGGCTAGGTGGTTCGGTACAGCACTTGGTAAACGAAACCAGGAGAGAAGTAGTGATGATGGCTACTCTTGGATCTCTGAAACGTTTCTGTAAAGGAAAGGACGAGCTCGTCGACAAACCCAAGAACTCAGAAGGTAGTAATAGGAGGGTGGGGtgcaggaggaaaaagagaaaaatcaccacAGGAATCTTCACCTCCCCAACCTTTTACATAAGCAACTGCCCACTGGTGACCCACTGACCAAATCTGGCCACAGATGTATTTTGTTTAGTCCCGTTCAGGGTCCTGGTGGTTGTTTTCAATTGGCATTAAATGCCACCTCATCTTCATGAAAATCCAGAAGGATTTAGGCCTTTCTCAACAACTCCAAAGGTCGGGCCCGACAGCGGGCCCATATTCTCACACAGCCCTTTGGTAAGACAGGCGCCGTCGAGTCTCCCACGGCCCTCACCTGGTCTAAGTcgctcttattttcttcttattagcCTGGCCCCCTGAGGCTTGGAGTTTGCAACCCTGACTTATCTAAAGGCTACTATCTAGGAGAACATTCAGGCCTCCAGGGAGAGCTTCCATCTTGGCAGAAGCCGACATCCAAAGAGACACTCCCTTCCAGAGCCTCACCCACGTAGTCAACTCTGCTATTAGGCCCCCAGATCCCTGTCCTCCTGGACTCATCGACCTCACAACCAAATGCACAAGTTCCCCACCTTGGTGCACCCCTGCCTCCATACCCTCCACGCCAACTGCCATCCGCAGCTACTGGATTCTCTGCGTCAGGGATTTCCAAAaagctctttctttccttttagcaGGACTAGAAAAGACCACACTTCCTGCCTCCTGCTGGTAAGAACACCCGGGTTATCTtgcgggggagggggctcagcACCCTCCCATTCTAGGCCCCTGTGGCTTGCGTGGGGCTGACTCCATTTCCATGTCCAGGGAAAGGCCACTGACCCCATCAGATACCTTCAGAGTCAATCCTGGGGCTCTAGCCACAGTGAAAGGTATTCTTTGTCCCCCTGGGACTTGAACTGAAGACGTtggaagccgggggggggggggggggggtgtgggggggggggtggaggggcgaTTCCTGCTTATCGACACAGCTTCCCTAAAGAGTGGAACCCCTGGAGCCAGCCCTGGCTGCAACTATGTTGCTTTTGGACTCTTTTCCTCACATAGGAGCCAATCAAATTCGCAGCTTGGCTTATAACAATTCCAGTTGGttgggttttgtgtgtttttttcttttttcatctgaaacagagagctgggaaggggcagagacagagaagatcccaagcaggctccccaccattggcacagagcttgatcccaggaactgtgagatcatgacctgagctgaaatcaagagccggatactcagccaactgagccacccaggcgcccctcgaggtGGGTTGACTGACAATCAAAAGAGACCTacgtggcacctgggtggctcactgggtcaagtgtctgacttcagctccggtcacgatctctcggttcgtgggtttgaggcccgcgtcaggctctgtgctgacagctcagagcctggagcctgcttcggattctgtgtttccctctctctctgcctctctcccgctcatgttctgtctaccctttctctcaaatataaatatttacaaaaaattttttttaataaaaaaaaaaaagggacctaCTCAATACAACAGAAGTTCGAAAGAAGTGTtgaaaaatagagggaaaaggCTCTGGTcaaattttctcctgtttttttttttttggttttcttttgttgtgttaCCTCTCTCCATCCATTAAGAGTAGAGTTTCACTTAGTGTGTTGGCCATCCCTCTATAAGGACTTACCTCATGGTATATAATCATTTTTGCTTGCCTATCTCTTCCACAAGTCTGTGGAGCCCCTTCAGGGCAGAAGCTGCGTTTGTATTCACTTGGATTCTTTTCTACTTTCCACAACGGCACATAATTTGGGCTCAATAAGGCTCTCTTGCACGGATGAATCAGCCATCCTAATTCTCTTCTTTGGGACACCCCACTCAAGAGACCACTGCATCATCCTTGCGCCAGTGATACACAAACCATCTTCCGAAACAGACTCGTGCACCCATTGTCCACAAACTGCATCATGAGAACTCAACTTCTTCTAGCCGTTACGAATTCTCCCACATGTCCATCCCACAGAACCTCACTGTGCGGTGACTCACGAGGTCCTCATTGTTGGGAAGAGAATACTTCCTCGCAAGACACCACTCAGAACTCTATGCATCCGTCACAGACACAATGGGCGAGCCACTCACACACAGAATATCACTCCTGGctgtggcggggggcggggggggagaggtAACTTCTCTGCTTTCTAGCTTTCCTCTTGACCCAAATACCCCCCAAATCCCAATCCTGATGCCTATGCCAATAACACACAATTACAATTCTAGGCTCTCTCTTGCCTCCATTTTTCCTCCCTAGTCCTTCGTCATTATTGACGTGGAAATAATACAAACTTGTCGAGGGAATCAACAGCAGTAAAGCCAAAGCTTCCCCAGTAAACAGTTTTGGCTTTGGGAGCAGAAATTGCCACACCCCTAATAGCTCTGTAACAGCTGCTGCTTCCACTGGCATCTAGCAATAAAGATTTTCAAACAGAGTCAAAGGTCAGGGCCAGAATTACAATCCTAGCACGAATCACCATTTACTCTATCCAGCTTTCATTTTCCCATTCTTGGGCTCACAGCACCGGAGCAATCTGGTAAGAACTAGATGTGTGCTAGATTGACAAATGTTTATGGAGAATCTACCATATGATAGGGGCCACAGCAGAGCtggcaaatgaaagagaaagatggcAAGGACTCTCAAGGCATTCAGTCTAATGGAGAATACTTACAAGTAAACAGGCGTTGCATTATAGAAAAACAGGTGCCATGTGGACGTATGTAAGTGGCCAGGAGAGGGACTCCCAATCCACGTTGGAGCATCAGAGAAGGTCTTTTAGAGGCAGAGACCTTTGCCTGGACACCTAAAGAATGAGTAGGAGGCAGGTATGCGGCAGGTGAGGCGAAAGGAGCTTTGGAGACTTCCAGGTAGAGGGTGACAGGGAAGAAAGTTCTGCGGCCTCTGGCAACCGAAAGGAGGCACATATGGCTGTAATTCGGAAGTGTGAAGAGAGAAGCTGCCACAGAGGAAGCTGGAGCCAAAGAGACCCTGAGTGGCTTGATAGCTTGAAAAGTCTCAGAACTTTGTGCAAAAAGAGCAAACACCCCTTTCCTCATAAGATGTACAAACTGGCCAGAACGACAATGTGACAGATGTGTCTTGATACTCACTAAATACTGATTTCACAATGCATGTTACTGAGaatgctggggggtgggggggtgggggggaagaaaacTCCTAAGGAGTTATCTTGTAACTCATTCACAGATGCTGGGTTGAAGCTTTGGGCCCCACTACTATTCCGTCTGCCTTCCACTTGGCACTCgttatttctatcattttcctACAAATGACAGAAAAGTGGGCACTGCTAGGCTCTAGGGACAGGGATCCACTCTGGAAACAGGATAAGTGCACAGGAAGATAATAGGGTGGGAGTAGCAACGAAATTGAACAAAACTAAGCAAAAAAGTTAGGTGGGGAAACGAAACTGtaaaaagcaaatatagaaaGCTCAAGGGGAAGTAAAAGTATtttcagacacacacagaaaagaagtgTCCCCACGTGCTTTGGCCAAACCAAACTCCCCCTTTTACTCAACtgttgaaaacaaagaagaagaaaaagcgaTGAAAAAGTCACACTTTCATACCTCTTCTCAGAATAAACAGTCAGCAGGGACAGGACAGCTCACTGCCCTGAAAGACCTTGAAAGATTTACCCCCAGATAACACAGCACACGATGATCAACCTCCAGAGGCTCTCAAAACCACTACAAACTCCGGTCTCTTCTGTCATTCCATCATCGATCGTTTCCTGTCAAGCATTAAAGCGATACCAGAGAAACCTGGAGAAGGATTTGCTCCCCAATCAAAGGTGAGAAAAGCTGTTTTGAAAGCCCCCCctctttttgtttctccatttgccCAAGGCGTTTCCACAATTCTTTCCTCCCGGTTCCAAATGTCTACAGGTCAAGAACTTGAGCAGTCCGGTCCATAGGGGCCACGGTTGGGAGACGGCACACCCTCCAAAGTCCCTCCAAGGGAGTCCTGAGTCTCCCTAAGCGGCTCCGATGGGCTCTGATCGCCCCTTGCTTATTTACTGCCATCAGGCACTTGGAGGTGGACGGTCGGTCGGCAGCGGCCGGCGACCCGGAAAGGCTGAGAATGCCGCCCCCCAGAGCACCGCGCCCGCCCGGCCTCGGGCACACCAGTTAGCCGAGTTTTCGCCCAAGGCAAAGCCCCGGGAGAGGGGGGAAGGCCCGGGGAAAGCTGGAGTCCAGACCCCAGAGGACGATGCTCAGCGGGGCCGGGACAATGGGCAGCGGGGACCCGCGCGGGGAGTGTCCCGGGAGGTCGGCCCGCCCCGCTGTTCCCGGGAGCTCGGGCGGCGGCCCGAGCTGGGCGCCAGGCCGCGGCGTGGCGCAGCCCTCGTCCCTGGCCCGCAGCGGACCCAGCGCGGAGCGGGCGGGCGGCCGGGCCGGAGCGCGGGGCCCCGCGGGGCAGCCGGCCCGTCCCGGCCCGGGCCACGACCCCGACCCCCGGTCCCCGGCCCGCGCGCTCCAGGCCGGCCCGGCGCGGCTCACTCACCTGCCCACCGTCTGGTTGGCCAGCTGCTTCATGCGGTTGAACTGCTTCTTCATGGCGGCGACAGCGACGGCCTGCGGGGCTCCGGCCGGGCAGCTCGGGGGACGGCCTGGCGTGGCTACATCGCTTCCCCCccgaggaggcggcggcggcggcggcggcagcagcgtcGGCGGCTCTGGGCTGGAGCTCCGCCCTGACGCGTCACTTCCAGCGGCGCCGCCCGCTGGGGGCGCGCGGGGCCGGGCTGGCAGACGAGCGCCAGGCTCGGGCGCGGCGCGCGGCCTGGCCCCCAAcgaccagcccccacccccccgccgccccgctgAGCGTGCGGAACCCCGCGTCCCAGCGCCCCCGCGTTCTTGACTCCCCGGCCGGCTAGGCCGCGCACCGGTGGGAGGGGGCGGCAGGCGCCAGCGGCGTGACCCCGCGGTCTTGGCGGCAGGGAACAGCCACACCCGGGCGTGGGACGCACTGTCCCCGCAGGGCTGGCCCGGGGCGTTACGCGCAGGGGtggggacggggggagggggggaggaagacGGGAGGGGGTTGGGGTACGCGGGAGCCTCCGGATGCCCACCTTAGGTTGTGCCGAGGTGCGGCTGTAGACATTTGTCTACGCTCCTAGGTGGATGGGTGCGTGTCACTGTgtatgttttatgtcaattaaaaGAAATCATTGCGTGGAAACCACAAACTACAGAGCCCTGTGTACTGTGATCTGACTTTGCGGGAAAGTCGAGGGCGAGGCTCATTTTCTGACCGCAGGTGCTCACACGCAATGGGGACCGCCAGGGATGGCCCCCGGGGCATTGGGGGGAGGGTAAGGGGTGGGAGGTCGTGGGCATGGGTGATGCGGGCCCTAGCAGCCCCGTGTGCGGTGTGGCGTTGCCTAGAAACGCCTGATTGTGTTTTGATTATTAGTCTGGCACAGGCCTTCCTTCGGAGACACTTAGAGGGATTGACCGACTGCACTGGACGCTTTTTGCAGAGCAGACCAGGTCAGTTCCGTGACCCGCAGCGATATCCTTTTCGTTTGGTGGCCTGGGCCCTAGAGCAAGTGGGTGGCAGTGTGACTTCCTTCACTGACCGCATCTCTGGGGTCATCAAAGATGTGAGGATGAAGGGAACCGAAAAGGTGGGAGAAGGGCCTGACTCTGACCGAAAAGAGAGTGAAGTGAGTCGGGAAACCTTAAGATCGGAGAATCAGAGACTTAAAAGTCTTTGTAGTCACCTGGAAGAGAAGTATGAAGCCTCGGAGCTTCAAATAAAGCGGCAGACTCTTAGCTACCGACATCAGCTACAACAGAAAGAGGTAGAAATGAAACTTCTTAAAGTGAGACAGATAGGGCTCAAGAACCAGTTGCTGAAGCTCCAATCAGCCCTTCAATCAACCACAGCATCACCTTCCTTGGGTTACGGTATCAACTACTTTGCTTCAGCTTCCCGGGGGATGACCTGGACTTTGCTGACCTAATTTGGTCACAACAAGAAATAAGCAGACTGTCAAATGAAGTTTTAAGACTGGAGGCTGAAGTTAGCATTGGAAGCATTTTTCCCAGTCTTCAGCACCGGGAGCGAATAGCGCCGAGCAAAATGAAATCTACAAACTGCAGGTTACCATCAGGGAACTTGAACAGAATCGAAATGAGGCAATTGATGACCATCAACTTGAAAAGGCAGTACTGCAGAACATCTATCAACAGACACTGGCAGAAATACGTCGCAGGTACCGTCAAAAGTCAAAAGGCTatgaaaaaagaatcaaagaactGGAAAATCTGTTAGAGAAGGACAACTCCGGACTCAGAGCAGCTGAGGAGTCTGTCATTGAGGATATGCAAAACACCATTCAAGTGCTACAGACTGAAAAAGTGGAGTCTACCAGGAAAATTGAAGAACTTGAGGACACCGTCAAATACATCAATAGCAAATTATCTTCGGTAGAAAGTGAGAGAGACGCTTTAAGGAGAGAATGGGACCGGAtacatgaggaaaagaaagagaggattGAAGAATGTGAATCGCAGCCTTCCGTTTTGAGGCAAAGTGATACAGTGACGGAAAAGGAAAGAGTTCTTTCCGAGAGTACAGCGGTGGAAGAAGTGTCTGGACTGCGGCAAGTGCTGTCCGATGTGGAGAAGGAGATGACGTCACGGTGTAGCTCAACCCAGGGTGACAATCTCATTGGAGACGATCCGAAACTTGAAGAGCGAGTCTACGTTTTAGAACAAGAAAACTCATTAGGTCAAGGACGGGAAGCACTTCAACTGGCACTTTGGAAAGTGAGCCATGAGCAGGAAGTGATTGAACGTACGGCTCCAGGAGGTGTGAATTTGGATTCAGAAGGAGAGCATTTAAGATGTGACTTGGAGGCCGACGGACAAAAATCCACTCAGGGTAGGACCGAGAAGGAACTCCCAACAGCAGAGCTGGGGGAGTTCGATGGACAGAAACAAACTACACAGCCCAGGGTTTTGATGAAAGGTCAGCTATCAGAACCACAAAATGAAGGCAACGGCATCAACGGCGAAGTGGAACACGATCTCAATGATGAAAAGAGAGCTTGTCCATTTGAGGATGAGCAAATGGACAGAGCTAAAGAGTTAGATGCGCAAAACGAAGAATCACCTCAAAGTCAACTGGCTGTTAATGATTTGCATCGGTCAGATCCGTCGCAAACACATAATGTAAACATCCCGAAGGAGAACGTTGAACTTAAGGAACATATTAAACAAGACGAGGCGGAATCTGCTAGAGCTGAGAAGGAGCCAGCACAGTCTCTTAATCAAGACTCTGACAATACTGTTGAAGATGACTCGCTTCCAGGGAGGGAAACGACAGTTAGAAAGTTGCAGCAAAGCCTTTCAGAAATGGAAGAGCTGAATGGCCATTTAAAGAAAGCTGCTTGCAATCTCAAGGTGGAAAATGGAAAGTTGGTTTTGGAGCTTGAAGACGTAAGACGTCGGCTGGAAGAAACTACTGTCTGTAACCATAAGAATTCTCTGGAAACAAAATCTATTACGCGggccttaaaaatagaaaaaggacagTTAATCGTAAAATTGTGCCGGGCTGAAAAGAAGCTGTTGGAGAAAACAGCCAGGTATGAGCAAGCTAGTAAAGAACCGACCAACACGTATCACTTGTCTAAATCCTCCTCCCAGTTAGAGCAGGAGTGTTTAATTCAACGCAGTCAAGACAAAGACGATGAAATACTACAACTCAAAAAGAGTGTTGAGCAGATGGATGCCGACCATAGAGAAACTAAGGAAATGCTCTCCTCTGCTCTGGAGGAGCATAAGCGATTGACACAActtattaaagagaaagaaatctgtatCGAAAAACTTGAAAGAAGGCCAGAGCTCTAGGAGCTATTAGAGAAGTACGTCCAAGtcttaagagaaaatgaaattttacagcAAACCGTGGAGGACCAAGATGTTCGTCTTGCATCCACGAGAGAAGAGAATGAATTTCTGCAAGACGAACTGGAGTGTCTGAGAGAAGACAGCCAAACCGTACCTGTGGTCGACCCGCAAACGTAAGACAGTATCATGGAACTAGAATGCGAGGTGTATCAGCTGAATGTAGAAAGAGTTTGTCTGGAAGACgaaatcaaacaacaacaaaagatcaTTGAGGATCAACGCCAGGGTAAACTGCAATGGCTTCATGCTTTACAAGACCAGAAACGGAGGGTAGATGATCTCACACACCAGCATGAGCAAGTGACCATTAAACACGCTCAGCTCCTTTCAGTGAAAGATGAGGAGATTAAGATTTTGCAGAACACAATAGAGCAAATGAAAACCCAGATCTTTAAAAAACCCAGCACATTCCTGCAACACATTCTGATGTGTTTCAAGTAACAACGATTCAGCATCTTCCTGTAGAAAAACGGAAGTGAAAAGCATGATTTATCTAAAGCTGAAACTGAAAGATTAagtaaaaggaacaaaaggaCAAGAAttggagattaaaaataaataaaacataaaaaaaaaagaattggagatTAAACTCCTCACTGAAAAGAACATCTGATTAACTGAACAGACTGATCACCCATCCAAAGATGAGACTGGTAAACTAACTCAGATTATCCGGCAAAAAGATTTGGAGATAGAGGACCGCCCCAGCAGGACGTCTGTGGCTTCCTACAACCAGAATGTGGCAAACCTTCAGCAGCAGTTGCAAGGTATGCTTTGGAAAGAGAACAAGTATTAGCTGCCTTACAGGAGAACTAGGCAAAACAGCAATCTGAACAGAGAGTACCACAAAATGACAGATAGAATGGTTGCCAAAGAAGCCTATCTCATGAAGCTGTAAGATGAAAATCTTCACTAGAATTGAGTCTAGCGACCAGGACGTGTTTAGAGAAACGATTCAGAATTTATCACACgttattcaagaaaaagacatTGAAGTGGATGCATTAAGGCAGAAATGTCAGGCTTTATTGGCAATTTTCCAAATATCCGGCACTGCTGATGAGGTTACAGGTGTTAGTATCGATGGGGTCAAGGAGCTTCTACAGGAACGGGACAAATTAAAACAGCAGGTTAAGATCATGGAAGAATGGAAATAGCACCTGATGACTTCGGTACGAAATACGAAGCGGGAGTCACCCCAGCTTCAGAAACATCTTCAACAACTTCAGCC
It contains:
- the LOC128313630 gene encoding thyroid receptor-interacting protein 11-like, translating into MQNTIQVLQTEKVESTRKIEELEDTVKYINSKLSSVESERDALRREWDRIHEEKKERIEECESQPSVLRQSDTVTEKERVLSESTAVEEVSGLRQVLSDVEKEMTSRCSSTQGDNLIGDDPKLEERVYVLEQENSLGQGREALQLALWKVSHEQEVIERTAPGGVNLDSEGEHLRCDLEADGQKSTQGRTEKELPTAELGEFDGQKQTTQPRVLMKGQLSEPQNEGNGINGEVEHDLNDEKRACPFEDEQMDRAKELDAQNEESPQSQLAVNDLHRSDPSQTHNVNIPKENVELKEHIKQDEAESARAEKEPAQSLNQDSDNTVEDDSLPGRETTVRKLQQSLSEMEELNGHLKKAACNLKVENGKLVLELEDVRRRLEETTVCNHKNSLETKSITRALKIEKGQLIVKLCRAEKKLLEKTARYEQASKEPTNTYHLSKSSSQLEQECLIQRSQDKDDEILQLKKSVEQMDADHRETKEMLSSALEEHKRLTQLIKEKEICIEKLERRPEL